Proteins co-encoded in one Saccharomyces mikatae IFO 1815 strain IFO1815 genome assembly, chromosome: 14 genomic window:
- the RPA49 gene encoding DNA-directed RNA polymerase I subunit RPA49 (similar to Saccharomyces cerevisiae RPA49 (YNL248C); ancestral locus Anc_1.112) translates to MSVKRSVSEIEIESAQDHPSVAVGSFFKGFRAASETTFDLYKRKKSEKDEFVLHGENERLEYEGSTDPASQASNQYVVGLYNPEKKSIQLYKAPVLVSKVVSKSSKNLRGPKIKSKSDTRPSALRNALGEAFGTKKAKKAIADLERNRIDSDKLTDSAIDIVDSVRTASKDLPTRAQLDEITSNDRPTPLANVDATDVEQIYPIESIIPKRELQFIRVSPILKETDKEKKLELFPYQNNSKYVAKKLDSLTQPSQMIKLQLLYYLSLLLGVYDNRRVNNKTKLLERLNSPPEILVDGILSRFTVIKPGQFGRSKDRSYFIDPQNEDKILCYILAIILHLDNFIVEITPLAHELNLKPSKVVSLFRVLGAIVKGATVAQAEAFGIPKSTAASYKIATMKVPFKLPEMTRRGRGPRR, encoded by the coding sequence ATGTCTGTAAAAAGGTCTGTTTCCgaaattgaaattgaaagtgCCCAGGATCACCCCTCTGTTGCCGTGGGAAGTTTCTTCAAGGGCTTCCGTGCTGCCAGCGAGACCACATTTGACTTATacaagaggaagaaatcTGAAAAGGATGAATTTGTACTGCACggtgaaaatgaaagattaGAATATGAAGGCTCGACGGATCCTGCTTCTCAAGCATCGAATCAATATGTCGTAGGTCTATATAAtccagaaaagaaaagcattCAACTCTACAAGGCTCCGGTTCTTGTATCGAAAGTTGTATCCAAGTCAAGCAAGAATTTAAGAGGTCCAAAAATCAAGAGTAAAAGTGACACCCGTCCATCTGCTTTAAGAAATGCATTAGGTGAAGCGTTCGGTACCAAGAAAGCTAAAAAGGCTATTGCGgatttggaaagaaatcGTATTGATTCTGATAAGCTGACCGACTCTGCTATTGACATTGTGGACTCCGTGAGAACCGCATCCAAAGATCTGCCAACAAGAGCTCAATTGGATGAAATTACTTCCAACGATAGACCCACTCCATTGGCCAACGTCGATGCCACTGATGTGGAACAAATCTATCCGATTGAAAGTATAATACCAAAGAGGGAATTACAGTTCATTCGCGTTTCGCcaattttgaaggaaactgataaagaaaagaagttgGAATTGTTCCCATATCAAAACAATTCGAAATATGTGGCAAAGAAATTGGATTCTTTGACACAACCTTCACAGATGATAAAATTACAGCTGCTATACTACTTATCACTATTACTGGGTGTATACGATAATAGACGTGTGAATAATAAGACTAAACTACTAGAAAGATTGAACAGTCCACCTGAAATTTTGGTAGACGGTATCTTAAGCAGATTTACTGTGATAAAACCCGGCCAATTCGGAAGATCCAAAGATCGCTCCTATTTTATTGACCCACAAAATGAAGACAAAATCCTATGCTATATCTTAGCAATTATCTTGCATTTGGATAATTTCATTGTTGAGATTACACCTTTAGCGCACGAACTGAACTTGAAACCATCCAAAGTCGTGAGTTTGTTTAGAGTGCTCGGTGCTATTGTCAAAGGTGCCACAGTTGCTCAGGCCGAAGCTTTTGGTATTCCGAAAAGTACTGCAGCTTCTTATAAGATTGCTACCATGAAAGTTCCATTTAAGCTACCTGAAATGAcgagaagaggaagaggtCCAAGACGTTAG
- the MPA43 gene encoding Mpa43p (similar to Saccharomyces cerevisiae MPA43 (YNL249C); ancestral locus Anc_1.111), whose translation MNYSPHVGIGIDLGSSSARVGIYSYYNDALLGMAQEPVPYYQDFTKKSWKFWQKSTEIIEALQKCFQKLKITEYNVKSCGVSATCSLAIFERVHTSEALIPYPNENNVIFWMDSSATDECEWLNAECSKQLLDYLGGRFVPEMGIPKLKYFLNEYSHRQDKRFHIFDLHQYIAYELGRLYQWNIDGLLRGENINGIGNDGEASGWSSSFYKNIMNIPSNVIIGPVGLVSKKVISTTVVRSCIDSYASWFAVSPPFLERSLFMIAGTSSCYMYGTPVSNTKIPGVWGPFNNILDDKGDFSVYAAGQSCTGKLIEHLFESHPCARKILKSGADIYQVLEQTIHGIEKKKGLSIHILAKDMFFYGDYEGNRTPFADPRMKGSFIGETTDTSILNLTYKYISILEFLSFQTKLIIDTFQSQKACIRIQELRISGSQARNERLLSLISLVNNGMSINRPRDNVDMMGIKGAYILAKSANEKKQLVDVIRERDVGDDNEKFQPLSEYCLGNDSTLLKNLLCVKYRIHLDMAKQQKYYYKLVDEVISPFS comes from the coding sequence ATGAATTACAGTCCTCACGTTGGAATCGGTATTGATTTAGGCTCGTCAAGTGCTAGAGTAGGCATATATAGTTATTACAATGATGCGTTACTGGGAATGGCCCAGGAGCCAGTTCCATACTACCAGgattttacaaaaaagTCGTGGAAATTCTGGCAAAAATCAACTGAAATAATTGAGGCACTTCAAAAGtgctttcaaaaattaaaaattacAGAGTATAACGTTAAATCCTGCGGTGTTTCTGCAACATGTTCATTGGCTATCTTTGAAAGGGTTCATACAAGTGAAGCGTTGATACCTTAtccaaatgaaaacaatgttATATTTTGGATGGATTCTTCTGCAACGGACGAATGCGAGTGGCTAAATGCCGAATGTTCAAAACAACTTTTGGATTATTTGGGAGGGAGATTCGTACCCGAAATGGGTATTCCCAAATTGAAATACTTCTTAAATGAATATTCCCACAGACAAGACAAGCGTTTTCACATTTTTGATCTTCATCAATACATTGCTTATGAACTTGGTCGTTTATATCAATGGAACATTGATGGACTCTTAAGAGgagaaaatattaatgGAATAGGAAATGATGGAGAAGCATCTGGCTGGTCATCTTCGTTTTATAAGAACATTATGAATATACCATCTAATGTGATCATCGGCCCTGTTGGACTTGTTTCCAAGAAGGTAATTTCGACAACTGTAGTTCGCAGTTGCATTGACAGTTATGCAAGCTGGTTCGCAGTTTCTCCGCCCTTTTTGGAAAGATCATTATTTATGATAGCCGGTACTTCCAGCTGCTACATGTATGGTACGCCAGTCTCGAATACTAAAATTCCTGGAGTATGGGGACCCTTCAATAACATACTTGACGACAAGGGTGACTTTTCTGTTTATGCTGCCGGCCAATCGTGTACAGGTAAATTAATAGAACATTTGTTCGAAAGTCATCCCTGTgctagaaaaattttgaagagtGGTGCTGATATTTATCAAGTACTTGAACAAACAATCCATGGCattgagaagaaaaaaggtcTATCAATTCATATTCTTGCCAAAGATATGTTTTTCTATGGTGACTATGAGGGAAATAGAACTCCGTTTGCAGATCCACGCATGAAAGGCTCATTCATTGGCGAGACTACCGATACATCAATTCTGAACCTTACATATAAGTATATTTCCATCTTAGAATTCTTATCATTCCAGACAAAACTAATAATTGATACCTTTCAAAGTCAAAAGGCATGTATACGTATCCAAGAACTAAGGATATCTGGCAGTCAAGCGAGAAACGAAAGGTTACtatctttaatttctttggTTAATAATGGTATGTCGATAAATAGACCGAGAGATAACGTTGACATGATGGGCATTAAAGGTGCTTACATACTTGCAAAATCTGCGAATGAAAAGAAGCAATTAGTCGACGTGATAAGAGAGAGGGATGTTGGTGATGACAACGAAAAGTTCCAGCCTCTTTCTGAATACTGTCTTGGAAACGATAGCACACTACTAAAAAACTTACTTTGCGTTAAATATCGTATACATTTGGACATGGCAAAGCAGCAAAAGTATTATTACAAACTTGTCGATGAGGTTATTAGTCCTTTCAGTTAA
- the CRS1 gene encoding cysteine--tRNA ligase (similar to Saccharomyces cerevisiae YNL247W; ancestral locus Anc_1.115): MNILTRTVRRYSIMSTPKVVQPKWNVPAPQAEEAVLKLYNSLTRSKVKFVPQSGNRAVTWYSCGPTVYDASHMGHARNYVSIDINRRIIQDYFGYTVQFVQNVTDIDDKIILRARQNYLFDNFVRDNETKFNTSVVDKVRTALFQYINKNFNIEGSEIRTIEEFENWLSKADTETLKLENPKFPMHVTAVQNAIESVTKGDSMDPEIAFAKVKDVTVPLLDKELGSTISDPEIFRQLPAYWEQKFNDDMSSLNVLPPTVTTRVSEYIPEIIEFVQKIIGNGYAYATTDGSVYFDTLKFDRSPNHDYAKCQPWNKGQLDLINDAEGSLSNFADNGKKSSNDFALWKASKAGEPEWESPWGKGRPGWHIECSVMASDILGSNIDIHSGGIDLAFPHHDNELAQSEACFDNKQWINYFLHTGHLHIEGQKMSKSLKNFITIQEALEKFSPRQLRLAFASVQWNNQLDFKESLIHEVKSFENAMNNFFKTIRALKNDAASAGHISKKFSLLEKELLADFVESESKVHSAFCDNLSTPVVLKTLSELVTKSNTYISTAGSALKIEPLIAICSYVTKILRIIGFPSRPDNLGWEAQAGSNDGSLGSLEDTAMPYVKCLSTFRDEVRSLAIKKAESKEFLQLTDKIRNEDLLNLNVALDDRNGQSALIKFLTNDEKLEIVKLNEEKIANEQAKKLKKLEQQKLREQKENERKQKAQIKPEDMFRDVALYSAWDDQGLPTKDKDGNDITKSMTKKLKKQWEQQKKLHQEYFGKDN; the protein is encoded by the coding sequence ATGAATATCCTCACCAGAACCGTGAGAAGATACAGTATAATGTCTACACCCAAGGTCGTCCAACCCAAATGGAATGTTCCAGCACCACAAGCTGAAGAAGCCGTGTTGAAGTTGTACAACAGTCTGACAAGATCTAAGGTCAAGTTCGTTCCGCAATCTGGCAATAGAGCGGTCACTTGGTACTCCTGTGGTCCTACCGTCTACGATGCTTCTCATATGGGACATGCCAGAAACTATGTCTCTATTGATATCAATAGAAGAATTATCCAAGATTACTTTGGTTACACTGTGCAATTTGTACAGAATGTTACCGATATCGATGATAAAATCATTTTAAGAGCAAGACAAAACTATttatttgataattttgtCAGAGATAACGAGACCAAGTTTAACACCAGCGTTGTCGACAAGGTCAGAACCGCACTTTTCCAATATATCAATAAAAACTTTAATATTGAAGGTAGCGAAATTAGAACAATcgaagaatttgaaaattggTTATCAAAGGCTGATACCGAAACTTTGAAGTTAGAAAACCCCAAATTTCCCATGCATGTTACAGCAGTGCAAAATGCCATTGAATCAGTTACTAAGGGCGATTCTATGGATCCAGAAATTGCTTTTGCAAAAGTCAAAGATGTGACGGTCCCTTTATTGGACAAAGAATTGGGCTCTACTATCAGTGATCCAGAGATTTTCCGTCAACTCCCAGCTTACTGGGAGCAAAAATTTAACGATGACATGTCGTCTTTAAACGTGTTACCTCCCACTGTTACTACCCGTGTTTCGGAGTACATCCCAGAAATTATTGAGTTTGTGCAAAAAATTATTGGTAATGGCTACGCATATGCCACTACAGACGGTTCCGTGTATTTTGACACGTTAAAGTTTGACAGATCACCAAACCATGACTATGCAAAATGTCAGCCATGGAATAAAGGCCAACTAGACTTGATTAATGATGCCGAGGGGTCCTTAAGTAACTTCGCTGATAATGGTAAAAAGTCAAGTAATGACTTTGCTTTATGGAAAGCTTCAAAGGCAGGTGAACCTGAGTGGGAATCACCATGGGGCAAAGGTAGACCAGGATGGCACATTGAATGCTCCGTGATGGCCAGTGATATTTTAGGCTCTAACATCGACATCCATTCTGGGGGTATCGATTTAGCCTTTCCTCACCATGATAACGAATTGGCTCAATCTGAAGCCTGCTTCGACAATAAGCAATGGATTAACTACTTCTTGCACACAGGTCATTTACATATTGAGGGTCAAAAGATGTCTAAATCCTTGAAGAACTTCATTACCATTCAAGAAGCTTTAGAGAAATTTTCACCCCGTCAATTGAGGTTAGCTTTTGCCTCAGTACAGTGGAATAATCAGTTAGATTTTAAGGAATCTTTGATCCATGAAGTAAAGTCATTCGAAAACGCCatgaataattttttcaagactATTAGAGCGTTGAAAAACGACGCTGCCTCTGCAGGTCATATCTCCAAAAAGTTCAGTCTTCTGGAGAAAGAATTATTGGCCGATTTTGTTGAGAGTGAATCCAAAGTCCATTCAGCATTTTGTGATAACTTATCTACGCCCGTGGTTTTGAAGACTTTGAGTGAACTAGTTACTAAGTCAAATACCTATATCTCCACCGCAGGATCTGCATTAAAAATTGAACCCTTGATTGCTATCTGTAGCTATGTCACGAAAATTTTAAGAATAATTGGATTCCCATCTCGTCCTGACAACTTGGGTTGGGAAGCACAAGCTGGCTCAAACGATGGTTCGTTAGGCTCGTTGGAAGACACTGCTATGCCATATGTTAAGTGTTTATCCACATTTAGAGACGAGGTACGTTCTCTGGCTATTAAGAAAGCAGAATCGAAGGAATTCCTACAATTAACAGATAAAATCAGAAACGAAGATTTGTTAAACTTAAACGTTGCATTGGATGATAGAAACGGACAATCTGCTTTGATCAAATTTTTAaccaatgatgaaaaactGGAGATTGTCAAGTTAAATGAGGAGAAGATTGCCAATGAACAAGCTAAGAAACTAAAGAAGTTGGAACAGCAGAAACTAAGAGAACAGAAGGAAAAcgaaagaaagcaaaaggCCCAAATTAAGCCAGAAGATATGTTTAGGGATGTCGCATTGTATAGTGCTTGGGACGACCAAGGCCTTCCAACGAAGGACAAAGATGGTAATGACATTACCAAGAGTATGACCAAAAAGTTAAAGAAGCAATGGGAGCAACAAAAGAAGCTACACCAAGAGTACTTCGGGAAAGATAATTAA